A region of Mesoplodon densirostris isolate mMesDen1 chromosome 11, mMesDen1 primary haplotype, whole genome shotgun sequence DNA encodes the following proteins:
- the MIEF1 gene encoding mitochondrial dynamics protein MIEF1, translating to MAGAGERKSKKDDNGIGTAIDFVLSNARLVLGVGGAAMLGIATLAVKRMYDRAISAPTSPTRLSHSGKRSWEEPNWMGSPRLLNKDMKTGLSRSLQALPTGSSAFDTDTFCLPRPKPLARKGQVDLKKSRLRMSLQEKLLTYYRNRAAIPAGEQARAKQAAVDICAELRSFLRAKLPDMPLRDMYLSGSLYDDLQVVTADHIQLIVPLVLEQNLWSCIPGEDTIMNVPGFFLVRRENPEYFPRGSSYWDRCVVGGYLSPKTVADTFEKVVAGSINWPAIGSLLDYVIRPAPPPEALTLEVQYERDRHLIIDFLPSVTLGDTVLVAKPHRLAQYDNLWRLSLRPAETARLRALDQADSGCRSLCLKILKAVCKSTPALGHLTASQLTNVILHVAQEEADWSPDVLADRFLQALRGLISYLEAGVLPSALNPKVNLFAELTPEEIDELGYTLYCSLSEPEVLLQT from the exons ATGGCAGGCGCTGGTGAGCGCAAAAGCAAGAAGGATGATAATGGCATCGGGACGGCCATTGACTTTGTGCTCTCCAATGCCCGGCTGGTGCTCGGGGTGGGTGGGGCAGCCATGCTGGGCATTGCTACACTGGCGGTTAAGCGG ATGTACGATAGGGCAATCAGTGCCCCTACCAGCCCCACCCGCCTGAGCCATTCAGGGAAAAGGAGCTGGGAAGAACCAAACTGGATGGGCTCCCCCCGATTGCTCAACAAGGACATGAAGACAGGCCTGAGCAGGTCCCTACAGGCCCTTCCCACAGGCTCCTCGGCCTTTGACACAG ATACATTCTGCCTGCCCCGGCCCAAGCCATTGGCCAGGAAGGGCCAGGTAGACTTGAAGAAGTCACGACTCCGCATGTCCCTGCAGGAGAAACTTCTTACTTACTACCGGAACCGGGCGGCCATCCCTGCTGGCGAGCAGGCTCGGGCCAAGCAAGCTGCCGTGGACATATGTGCCGAGCTCCGGAGCTTCCTGCGGGCCAAGTTGCCTGACATGCCACTTCGGGACATGTACCTGAGTGGCAGCCTCTATGATGACCTGCAG GTCGTGACAGCCGACCACATCCAACTCATCGTGCCCCTCGTGCTGGAGCAGAACCTGTGGTCGTGTATCCCCGGAGAGGACACCATCATGAACGTCCCCGGCTTCTTCCTGGTTCGCCGGGAGAACCCAGAGTACTTTCCTCGTGGTAGCAGTTACTGGGACCGCTGTGTAGTAGGGGGCTACCTCTCTCCAAAGACAGTGGCAGACACGTTCGAAAAGGTAGTGGCTGGCTCCATCAACTGGCCGGCCATCGGGTCCCTCTTGGACTATGTGATTCGgccggccccacccccagaggctCTGACTCTGGAAGTGCAGTATGAGCGCGACAGGCATCTCATCATTGACTTCCTGCCATCAGTGACCCTTGGTGACACTGTCTTGGTGGCCAAACCACACCGGCTAGCCCAGTATGACAACCtgtggcggctgagcctgcgtccTGCCGAGACGGCGCGCTTGCGGGCTCTGGACCAGGCCGACTCGGGCTGCCGCTCTCTGTGCCTCAAGATCCTCAAGGCCGTGTGCAAGTCCACTCCGGCCCTGGGTCACCTCACTGCCAGCCAGCTCACCAACGTCATCCTCCACGTGGCCCAGGAGGAGGCTGACTGGTCTCCAGATGTACTGGCTGACCGATTCCTGCAGGCCTTGAGGGGACTCATCAGCTACTTAGAGGCCGGAGTTCTGCCCAGTGCCCTAAACCCCAAGGTGAACTTATTTGCAGAGCTCACCCCTGAGGAAATAGACGAATTGGGATACACTCTCTATTGCTCACTGTCTGAGCCGGAGGTGCTGCTGCAGACGTAG
- the RPS19BP1 gene encoding active regulator of SIRT1, giving the protein MSASLLRRGLELLGVPEAPRDAPGQTKPSEAPMKRTRKAKAAQAKKLRNSAKGKVPKSALAEFQKRERRGYLGVNLRFMTSARSTVAESVTQQIVRQDRGRKACDRPVGKTKKKKKAEGTVFTEEDFQKFQQEYFGS; this is encoded by the exons ATGTCGGCCTCTTTGCTGCGGCGGGGTTTGGAGCTTTTGGGGGTGCCTGAGG CCCCCAGGGACGCGCCAGGCCAAACCAAGCCGAGCGAGGCTCCGATGAAGCGGACGCGGAAGGCGAAGGCGGCCCAGGCCAAGAAACTGCGGAACTCGGCCAAGGGAAAGGTGCCCAAATCGGCGCTGG CTGAGTTCCAGAAGCGAGAGCGTCGAGGTTACCTTGGAGTAAACCTGAGGTTTATGACTAGTGCAAGAAGCACAGTGGCCGAATCCGTCACCCAGCAG ATTGTGCGCCAGGACCGGGGCCGCAAGGCCTGTGACCGGCCTGTGGGCAAgactaagaagaagaagaaggccGAGGGCACCGTGTTCACCGAGGAAGACTTCCAGAAGTTCCAGCAGGAGTACTTCGGCAGTTAG
- the ATF4 gene encoding cyclic AMP-dependent transcription factor ATF-4 gives MAEMSFLSSEVLVGDFMSPFDQSGLGAEESLGLLDDYLEVAKHFKPHGFSGDKAKAGFSEWLAVDGLVSASDNGKEDAFSGTDWMVEKMDLKEFDFNALLGIDDLETMPDELLATLDDTCDLFDPLLQEATKEPPQIVNPIGHLPESLPTTDQGAPFTFLQPLPLSPGALSSTPDHSFTLELCSEVVISEEDRKPDSTAYLMLIPQCVKEEDAPSDNDSGICMSPDSYLGSPQHSPPTSRGSPNRTLLSPGAPGGSARPKPYDPPGEKMIAAKVKGEKLDKKLKKMEQNKTAATRYRQKKRAEQEALTGECKELEKKNEALKEKADSLAKEIQYLKDLIEEVRKARGKKRIP, from the exons ATGGCCGAGATGAGCTTCCTGAGCAGCGAGGTGTTGGTGGGGGACTTCATGTCCCCCTTCGACCAGTCGGGTTTGGGGGCTGAAGAGAGCCTGGGTCTCCTAGATGACTACCTGGAGGTGGCCAAGCACTTCAAACCTCATGGGTTCTCTGGCGACAAGGCTAAGGCGGGCTTCTCCGAATGGCTGGCTGTGGATGGGTTGGTCAGTGCCTCAGATAACGGCAAGG AGGATGCTTTCTCTGGGACAGATTGGATGGTGGAGAAAATGGATCTGAAGGAGTTTGATTTTAATGCTCTGTTGGGTATAGATGATCTGGAAACCATGCCAGATGAGCTTTTGGCCACGTTGGATGACACATGTGATCTCTTTGACCCCCTACTCCAGGAGGCTACTAAGGAGCCCCCCCAGATAGTGAACCCAATAGGCCATCTTCCAGAAAGTTTGCCAACAACTGACCAGGGTGCCCCTTTCACTTTCTTACagcctcttcccctctccccaggggCCCTGTCCTCCACTCCAGATCATTCTTTTACTCTAGAGCTCTGCAGTGAAGTGGTGATCTCTGAAGAAGACAGGAAGCCAGACTCCACTGCTTACCTTATGCTGATCCCTCAGTGCGTAAAGGAAGAGGATGCCCCCTCAGATAATGATAGTGGCATCTGTATGAGCCCTGACTCCTATCTGGGCTCTCCCCAGCATAGCCCCCCTACCTCCAGGGGCTCTCCCAATAGAACCCTGCTATCTCCAGGTGCCCCTGGTGGCTCTGCCCGCCCCAAACCTTATGACCCTCCTGGAGAGAAGATGATAGCGGCAAAAGTAAAGGGTGAGAAACTAgataagaaactgaagaaaatggAGCAGAACAAGACAGCAGCCACTAGGTACCGCCAGAAGAAGAGGGCAGAGCAGGAGGCCCTCACTGGTGAATGTAAAGAGCTAGAAAAGAAGAATGAGGCTCTGAAAGAGAAAGCAGATTCCTTGGCCAAGGAGATCCAGTATCTGAAAGATTTAATAGAAGAGGTCCGCAAGGCAAGGGGGAAGAAGAGGATCCCCTAG